A window of Spiroplasma syrphidicola EA-1 contains these coding sequences:
- a CDS encoding SDR family oxidoreductase — MKKPLVIITGASSGIGKAAAIAFSKEGYPLLLIARRKELLEQLQLPEAICAQVDVTDFESLNNAIKAAEAQYGPADLLINNAGIMPLDKIYDQPLTDQYNLIDINIKGVLNGIHAVVNGMKERCHGTIINVSSVAGRYTFANHSVYCGTKYAVHAISEEIRKELGQFNVRVSVLAPAIVDTNLLTSVKNANILASYQATKKEIDNGLKPEDLAAMMLYVYQLPQRIAIKELVTSATNQLC; from the coding sequence ATGAAAAAACCACTAGTAATCATTACAGGAGCATCATCAGGAATTGGAAAAGCAGCAGCAATTGCTTTTAGTAAGGAAGGGTACCCGTTATTGTTAATTGCTCGCCGGAAAGAATTGTTAGAGCAATTACAATTACCAGAAGCAATTTGTGCCCAAGTTGATGTAACTGATTTTGAAAGTTTAAACAACGCAATTAAAGCTGCCGAAGCACAATATGGCCCTGCCGATTTATTAATTAATAATGCGGGCATAATGCCATTAGATAAAATTTATGACCAACCATTAACAGATCAATATAATTTAATTGATATTAATATTAAAGGTGTTTTAAATGGGATTCATGCTGTTGTGAATGGGATGAAAGAACGTTGCCATGGAACAATTATTAATGTTTCATCAGTTGCTGGCCGCTATACTTTTGCTAATCATAGTGTTTATTGTGGAACAAAATATGCTGTTCACGCAATTAGTGAAGAAATTCGTAAAGAATTAGGGCAATTTAATGTTCGCGTTAGTGTTTTAGCTCCTGCTATTGTTGATACGAATTTATTAACTTCGGTTAAAAATGCTAATATTTTGGCAAGTTACCAAGCAACGAAAAAAGAAATTGATAATGGGCTAAAACCTGAAGATTTAGCGGCAATGATGTTATATGTTTATCAATTACCACAGCGTATTGCGATTAAAGAATTAGTTACATCAGCAACAAATCAATTATGCTAA
- the xseA gene encoding exodeoxyribonuclease VII large subunit, whose protein sequence is MASVKTYTVSEINKYLKTVLEQDNNLINIAIQGEVSNLTRHSTGHLYFTIKDKDSQLKAIMFNFNAKNLKFNLKEGLKVVAIGTIKLYEPYGTYSLQVNVLTLDGVGELYQQYEELKVRLEQQGWFDQSLKQPIPRFPKNIGVITAPTGAAIRDIITTIHRRYPQVNIYLFPCLVQGKEATNDIANKIKGANNFAVKLDVLIVGRGGGSIEDLWSFNELAVVEAIYQSAIPIISAVGHEIDFTLADFVSDLRAPTPTAAAELATPNQQELYRYLQQQQKILISIIKNNVDKIAQQIVTYKNNQVLKNPLQIYEQKLYSYQLIENKFVHLKETFFSHNLNQIKNFETKIVTLIAKLLKQKTYDKNNLIAKLDLLSPLKTLTRGYSITYLEATKKIVFTTNAVKNNDKIITRVNDGIIYATVDKVGKEEKTNGTKE, encoded by the coding sequence ATGGCTAGTGTTAAAACATATACTGTTAGTGAAATTAATAAATATTTGAAAACCGTCTTAGAACAAGACAATAATTTAATTAACATTGCAATTCAAGGTGAAGTTTCAAATCTAACACGTCATAGTACTGGTCATCTTTATTTTACAATTAAAGATAAAGATTCCCAGTTAAAAGCAATTATGTTTAATTTTAATGCCAAAAATTTAAAATTTAATTTAAAAGAAGGTTTAAAAGTTGTCGCAATTGGAACAATTAAATTATATGAACCTTATGGCACTTATAGTCTCCAAGTCAATGTTTTAACGTTAGATGGGGTTGGTGAACTATATCAACAATATGAAGAATTGAAAGTTCGTTTAGAACAGCAAGGTTGATTTGATCAGTCCCTAAAGCAACCGATTCCACGCTTTCCAAAAAATATTGGAGTTATTACGGCCCCAACAGGAGCTGCTATTCGTGATATTATTACGACAATTCATCGTCGTTATCCCCAAGTTAATATTTATCTATTTCCTTGTTTAGTACAAGGCAAAGAGGCCACAAATGATATTGCAAATAAAATTAAGGGGGCTAATAATTTTGCTGTTAAATTAGATGTCTTAATTGTTGGCCGCGGTGGGGGTAGTATTGAAGATTTGTGAAGTTTTAATGAACTAGCAGTTGTTGAAGCAATTTATCAATCAGCAATTCCAATCATTTCAGCGGTTGGCCATGAAATTGATTTTACCTTGGCCGATTTTGTTAGTGATTTGCGGGCCCCAACCCCAACAGCGGCCGCTGAGTTAGCGACTCCGAATCAACAAGAATTATATCGTTATTTACAACAGCAACAAAAAATTTTAATTAGTATTATTAAAAACAATGTTGATAAAATCGCCCAGCAAATTGTTACGTATAAGAATAATCAAGTCTTAAAAAATCCTTTGCAAATTTATGAGCAAAAATTATATAGCTATCAGTTAATTGAAAATAAATTCGTTCATCTAAAAGAAACTTTTTTTAGTCATAATTTAAATCAAATTAAAAATTTTGAAACTAAAATAGTAACTTTAATAGCAAAGCTTTTAAAACAAAAAACCTATGATAAAAATAACTTAATAGCAAAATTAGATTTATTAAGCCCGTTAAAAACGTTAACCCGTGGTTATAGTATTACTTATTTAGAAGCAACAAAAAAAATTGTTTTTACAACTAATGCTGTTAAAAATAATGATAAAATTATCACAAGAGTTAATGATGGAATTATTTATGCCACAGTTGATAAAGTTGGGAAGGAAGAAAAAACGAATGGAACAAAAGAATAA
- a CDS encoding energy-coupled thiamine transporter ThiT, with the protein MTITKEPQWKKILITNKTLLFISLGLFLSFFLIFVTLNNEQLITIFPALTVETVDNIKKFLIAFTTLGLIFNVLYSISSWLCTKDEYLHYKMQFIMLNIIGLNLINLTFNCVVYLYYRHEIKWQINDQSFWKQIKIKLGFWKWQTFDYVLIALFASFTIALGYIESYFLPNLPFGGGLALKYIPLIIIAFLHSSLAGWITGAISALMSLLFIQAGYIISPWSYLLDYFLPMTTPALAGLMRFAVKKDKNYITYANYFILCITIFLIIYLWQVIGGYFIWTTAFPDSVWPGYSNWLYSLIYNFIHLFIFTYPLSQVVIPLSLRALAPIFWERYLNSSY; encoded by the coding sequence ATGACAATAACAAAAGAACCACAATGAAAAAAGATTTTAATTACCAATAAAACTCTTCTTTTTATTTCTCTAGGCTTATTTTTAAGTTTTTTTCTTATCTTTGTTACTCTTAACAACGAACAACTAATAACAATTTTCCCAGCTCTTACTGTTGAAACTGTTGATAATATTAAAAAGTTTTTAATTGCCTTTACAACGCTTGGTTTAATTTTTAATGTCTTATACTCAATTAGTAGTTGATTATGTACAAAAGATGAATATCTCCATTATAAAATGCAGTTTATAATGCTAAATATCATTGGTTTAAATCTAATTAATTTAACTTTTAATTGCGTTGTTTATTTATATTATCGTCACGAAATTAAATGACAAATTAATGACCAATCATTTTGAAAACAAATCAAAATTAAATTGGGATTTTGAAAATGACAAACCTTTGATTATGTTTTAATTGCTCTTTTTGCTAGTTTTACGATTGCTTTAGGGTACATTGAGAGCTACTTTTTACCTAATCTGCCCTTTGGTGGCGGTTTAGCCCTAAAATATATTCCTTTAATTATCATTGCTTTTCTACATTCTAGTTTAGCTGGTTGAATAACGGGAGCTATTAGTGCCTTAATGTCTTTACTGTTTATTCAAGCTGGTTATATTATTTCCCCCTGATCATACTTATTAGACTATTTTTTACCAATGACAACACCAGCGCTAGCTGGATTAATGCGCTTTGCCGTTAAAAAAGATAAAAATTATATTACTTATGCTAACTATTTTATTCTATGTATCACTATTTTTTTAATTATTTACTTATGACAAGTAATTGGGGGCTATTTTATTTGAACAACTGCCTTCCCTGATTCAGTTTGGCCAGGTTATAGTAATTGATTATACAGTTTAATTTATAACTTTATTCATTTATTTATTTTTACCTATCCCTTATCGCAAGTTGTTATTCCCCTATCGTTACGAGCATTAGCACCTATTTTTTGGGAACGTTATTTAAATAGTTCTTATTAA
- the tkt gene encoding transketolase, with product MKKAIDTIKILGVEAINKANSGHPGIVLGAAPMAYTLFTKHLRVNPSVDKWINRDRFILSAGHGTGLLYPLLHLSGFDLSIDDLKDFRQVDSITPGHPESHLTPGVDVTTGPLGQGFAMAVGSALAETFLAAKYNQEKYPLFDHYTYVLCGDGDLQEGVTQEALSLAGHWKLKKLIVLFDSNDVQLDNMTSVAQSENIAERFVAANWNYLKVKDGNDVEAIDAAISQAKLSDKPTLIEVKTIIGQGATKQGTPNVHGAPLGHDIETVKTSLEWTEKDFVVPTEVYSCFEKNVKERGEDAYETWIKLYQDFCQEYPEIGTEIDRAIHGDFAINLKDFSDLIPTQPQATRISSGTIVDRISQLCPNWIGGSADLTGSTKAKGADGNYSHDHLTGRNINYGVREFAMGAINNGIYAHGGLLPFAGVFFVFADYMKPAIRMSSLMELPVIYIMSHDSIAVGEDGPTHQPIEQLAMLRAQPNLNVYRPADFKETLGSYYQAFQTKHTPSAILITRQNLPELSDTSAEKVNLGAYKVYGKDANNNIVILATGSEVHLAIAVAQKLEQEEKLQVKVVSMPSWELFERQTKAYRESLIEPTAFKVSIELGATFGWERYTSNNGLNIGIDTFGKSGPFQDVFNYFGISVDHITKKIIDKL from the coding sequence ATGAAAAAAGCAATTGATACAATTAAAATACTAGGAGTTGAAGCAATTAATAAAGCAAATTCAGGGCATCCTGGGATTGTTTTAGGAGCAGCACCAATGGCTTATACGCTATTTACAAAGCATTTACGAGTTAATCCAAGTGTTGATAAATGAATTAATCGTGATCGCTTTATTTTATCAGCTGGACATGGGACTGGTTTATTATACCCATTATTGCACTTATCAGGATTTGACTTATCCATTGACGATTTAAAAGATTTTCGTCAAGTTGATTCAATTACTCCAGGCCATCCTGAATCACATTTAACACCAGGAGTTGATGTAACAACAGGGCCATTAGGACAAGGATTTGCAATGGCAGTTGGAAGTGCGTTAGCTGAAACGTTTTTAGCGGCAAAATATAATCAAGAAAAATATCCTTTGTTTGACCATTATACTTATGTCTTATGTGGCGATGGTGATTTACAAGAAGGGGTAACCCAAGAAGCATTATCATTAGCTGGACATTGAAAACTAAAGAAATTAATTGTTTTATTTGATTCAAATGATGTTCAGTTAGATAATATGACATCAGTTGCGCAAAGTGAAAATATTGCTGAACGTTTTGTTGCGGCAAACTGAAACTATTTAAAAGTTAAGGATGGGAATGATGTCGAAGCAATTGATGCTGCAATTAGTCAGGCCAAATTAAGTGATAAACCAACTTTAATTGAAGTTAAAACAATTATTGGGCAAGGGGCAACAAAACAAGGAACCCCAAATGTCCATGGGGCACCATTAGGCCATGATATTGAAACAGTTAAAACCAGCTTAGAATGAACAGAAAAAGATTTTGTTGTTCCAACTGAGGTTTATAGTTGTTTTGAAAAAAATGTTAAAGAACGTGGTGAAGATGCTTACGAAACTTGAATTAAACTTTATCAAGATTTTTGCCAAGAATATCCAGAGATTGGAACGGAAATTGATCGGGCAATTCATGGTGATTTTGCAATTAACCTAAAAGATTTTAGCGATTTAATTCCAACCCAACCGCAAGCAACACGTATTAGTAGTGGGACAATTGTTGATCGCATTTCACAATTATGTCCAAATTGAATTGGTGGTAGTGCTGACTTAACTGGTAGTACAAAAGCAAAAGGAGCCGATGGTAATTATAGTCACGACCATTTAACTGGCCGAAACATTAATTATGGTGTTCGTGAATTTGCCATGGGAGCTATCAATAATGGGATTTATGCCCATGGGGGATTATTACCATTTGCTGGGGTTTTCTTTGTTTTTGCTGATTATATGAAACCAGCCATCCGGATGAGTTCATTAATGGAATTACCAGTAATTTACATTATGTCGCATGATTCAATTGCTGTTGGTGAAGATGGCCCAACCCATCAACCAATTGAACAATTAGCAATGTTAAGAGCTCAACCAAATTTAAATGTTTATCGCCCAGCTGATTTTAAAGAAACATTAGGATCTTATTATCAAGCGTTTCAAACAAAACATACCCCAAGTGCAATTTTAATTACCCGCCAAAATTTACCAGAATTAAGTGATACTAGTGCTGAAAAAGTTAATCTAGGAGCATACAAAGTTTATGGTAAAGATGCAAATAATAATATTGTAATTTTAGCAACAGGAAGTGAAGTGCATTTAGCAATTGCTGTTGCCCAAAAACTGGAACAAGAAGAAAAATTACAAGTAAAAGTTGTTTCAATGCCGTCATGAGAGTTATTTGAACGACAGACAAAAGCTTATCGTGAAAGTTTAATTGAACCAACGGCGTTTAAAGTATCAATTGAATTAGGAGCAACATTTGGTTGAGAACGTTATACTTCAAATAATGGTTTAAATATTGGAATTGATACTTTTGGAAAATCAGGACCATTCCAAGATGTCTTTAATTATTTTGGAATTAGTGTTGATCATATTACCAAAAAAATTATTGATAAATTATAA
- a CDS encoding aminopeptidase P family protein, giving the protein MKTYLNKEIDKTKILLAKLTANNLDGILFYSPENRFWLSEFMSSEGYLLFSKTQTTLFLDGRYITDGQAKAKNVTNVAEMITNNPGGFLQMLKEQLIANNINNLGFESNFLTYQHYQVLQKQLAPITLVPVDFSELRAVKTNKEINALAQACAIGDLAIENVLKVIKPGMTEREVEQVIINTFISAGAEKPSFDTIVASGERGALPHGRATERVIQNNELITIDFGCIYNGFCSDTTRTIGVGQPSAKLQEIFQIVYEAQDAAIKAIKPGVLTSTIDQIARDYINSKGYGEYFTHSTGHGVGIEIHEFPRVSPFCQVPLEPGMIITVEPGIYIPNLGGVRIEDDILVTETGYELLTKSDRKLILK; this is encoded by the coding sequence ATGAAAACTTATCTTAATAAGGAAATTGATAAAACTAAAATATTATTGGCAAAGTTAACAGCAAATAACCTCGACGGGATTTTATTTTATTCACCAGAAAATCGTTTTTGATTATCAGAATTTATGTCATCAGAGGGGTATTTACTATTTAGTAAAACCCAAACAACATTATTTTTAGATGGTCGTTATATTACCGATGGTCAAGCAAAAGCAAAAAATGTTACAAATGTTGCTGAAATGATTACTAATAATCCTGGGGGATTTTTACAAATGTTAAAAGAACAATTGATAGCTAATAATATCAATAACCTTGGATTTGAAAGTAATTTTTTAACCTATCAACATTATCAAGTATTACAAAAGCAACTGGCTCCAATTACGTTAGTTCCAGTTGATTTTTCGGAATTAAGAGCAGTTAAAACAAACAAGGAAATTAACGCTTTAGCTCAAGCTTGTGCAATTGGAGATTTAGCTATTGAAAATGTTTTAAAAGTGATTAAACCTGGAATGACAGAACGGGAAGTTGAACAAGTCATTATTAATACTTTTATTAGCGCTGGAGCAGAAAAACCAAGTTTTGATACAATCGTTGCGTCTGGCGAACGAGGAGCTTTACCACATGGTCGCGCAACAGAGCGGGTAATTCAAAATAATGAATTAATTACAATTGATTTTGGTTGTATCTATAATGGTTTTTGTTCCGATACAACACGAACAATTGGGGTTGGTCAGCCTAGTGCAAAATTGCAAGAAATTTTTCAAATTGTTTATGAGGCTCAGGATGCTGCCATTAAGGCGATTAAACCAGGGGTGTTAACTTCAACAATTGATCAAATTGCTCGTGATTATATTAATAGCAAAGGATATGGTGAATATTTTACCCATTCAACTGGTCATGGCGTTGGAATTGAAATTCATGAATTTCCTCGGGTTTCTCCGTTTTGCCAAGTGCCATTAGAACCAGGAATGATTATTACCGTTGAACCAGGGATTTATATTCCTAATCTTGGGGGCGTACGGATTGAAGACGATATTTTAGTAACAGAAACTGGCTATGAATTACTAACAAAATCAGATAGAAAATTAATTTTAAAATAA
- a CDS encoding transcription antitermination factor NusB has translation MSKRKERLNAINLLYRHFVLNHDLTITRQEAFDFSQSITTIEESNNFEQLLKYFDEIIILINQNLAEDWNFERLSNFHKATLVYSTYEIKYLAVPRAVVINEALEILKRYGELTELNYINKVLDQI, from the coding sequence GTGTCAAAACGAAAAGAACGCTTAAACGCTATTAACTTATTATATCGCCATTTTGTCTTAAATCATGATTTAACGATTACTCGTCAAGAAGCATTTGATTTTTCACAAAGTATTACAACTATTGAAGAAAGCAATAATTTTGAGCAACTATTAAAATACTTTGATGAAATTATTATTTTAATTAATCAAAATTTAGCGGAAGACTGAAATTTTGAACGCTTAAGTAATTTTCATAAGGCAACATTAGTTTATAGTACATATGAAATTAAATATTTAGCGGTTCCCCGGGCAGTTGTTATTAATGAAGCATTAGAAATATTAAAAAGATATGGTGAATTAACAGAACTGAATTATATTAATAAAGTTCTTGATCAAATTTAA
- the xseB gene encoding exodeoxyribonuclease VII small subunit: MEQKNKSFEEILDELKTVVSELENNQLPLDLAIANFEKGINLTKQAEQQLQDIKNKVTKIVQDNKISDFSVNE, from the coding sequence ATGGAACAAAAGAATAAATCATTTGAAGAAATTTTAGATGAGTTAAAAACAGTAGTCAGTGAACTTGAAAATAATCAGTTACCATTAGATTTAGCAATTGCTAATTTTGAAAAGGGGATTAATTTAACAAAACAAGCGGAACAACAGCTACAAGATATTAAGAACAAAGTAACAAAAATTGTGCAAGATAATAAAATTAGTGACTTTTCAGTGAATGAATAG
- a CDS encoding nicotinate-nucleotide adenylyltransferase, translating to MKVALFGGSFDPFHTDHLQIIKLVKTTLPVDEIWIIPTNQNPFKTRKLSPITDRLAMINLAVNDISYVKINNIELKNNEPSTTYETVVKLKASNPNIEFYFIIGSDQLPKLDEWNNINELIKIQTFIILQRSEEVSPELLQKYQAITIPFVNNNFLASTDLRAGKNLTLQIPAINNYINEHLLYLPERLESQMDEKRYQHCLNVGQAAQELATLYDLNPQQALIAGTWHDVTKQWSLEKQEAYLLKYAPELVSEPMPTWHGYSAYYYLKHELLFNDEEILSAIKWHTVGHRSMTKLEMITFIADKISKERHYDEVEHYRELAKINLEKTFQELIIMQYQRAVDKHGLSGIGKNIIKTISKWGKS from the coding sequence ATGAAAGTAGCTTTATTTGGTGGTAGTTTTGACCCTTTTCATACTGATCATTTACAAATTATTAAATTAGTTAAAACTACATTGCCAGTTGATGAAATTTGAATAATTCCAACTAACCAAAATCCTTTCAAAACAAGAAAATTATCTCCAATTACTGATCGTTTAGCAATGATCAATTTAGCCGTTAATGATATTTCGTATGTCAAAATTAATAATATTGAATTGAAAAATAATGAGCCAAGCACTACTTATGAAACGGTTGTTAAATTAAAAGCAAGTAACCCTAACATTGAATTTTATTTTATTATTGGTTCTGACCAGTTACCAAAATTAGATGAATGAAATAATATAAACGAATTAATTAAAATTCAAACATTTATTATTTTACAACGCTCAGAAGAAGTTTCCCCAGAGTTATTGCAAAAGTATCAAGCTATTACGATTCCGTTTGTAAATAATAATTTTTTAGCATCAACAGATTTAAGGGCGGGAAAGAATTTAACTTTACAAATTCCGGCTATTAATAACTATATTAATGAACACTTATTATATTTACCAGAACGGTTAGAATCGCAAATGGATGAAAAACGTTACCAGCATTGTTTAAATGTTGGGCAAGCCGCCCAAGAATTAGCTACACTTTATGATTTAAATCCCCAACAAGCTTTAATTGCTGGAACATGACATGATGTGACAAAACAATGATCGCTTGAAAAACAAGAGGCTTATTTATTAAAATATGCGCCAGAATTAGTTAGTGAGCCAATGCCAACATGACATGGCTATAGTGCATATTATTATTTAAAACATGAATTACTATTTAACGATGAAGAAATTTTATCAGCGATCAAATGACATACGGTCGGTCATCGATCAATGACAAAATTAGAAATGATTACTTTTATTGCTGATAAAATTTCAAAAGAACGTCATTATGATGAGGTTGAACATTACCGTGAATTGGCAAAAATTAATTTGGAAAAAACATTCCAGGAATTAATTATTATGCAATATCAGCGGGCAGTTGACAAGCATGGGTTGTCAGGAATCGGCAAGAATATTATTAAAACAATTTCAAAGTGAGGAAAATCTTAA
- the mtnN gene encoding 5'-methylthioadenosine/S-adenosylhomocysteine nucleosidase, translating to MKLIISAMAEELSETLTSLAAQLIHNKNGLKVYQKNDWLFAITKIGQVNAAIALTTIIQNFDISKIFNLGTAGSLIPTVKIQDIVIIEKAYYTFADATVFGYQLGQIPQEPFGYQSDQTLMTCLKKIAPDAKVGLLGTSDVFINSSNHLAHLRAIPVELTVSDMEGTAFFQTAYSFNIPIVAVKIISDQVFSPINSEVEFKTNLLLASKKIKNIIDNLMLSC from the coding sequence ATGAAATTAATAATTAGTGCAATGGCTGAAGAACTTAGCGAAACATTAACTAGTTTAGCAGCACAATTAATTCATAATAAAAATGGCTTAAAAGTTTATCAAAAAAATGATTGATTATTTGCTATTACAAAAATTGGTCAAGTTAATGCTGCAATTGCTTTAACAACAATTATTCAAAATTTTGACATTAGTAAAATTTTTAATTTAGGGACAGCAGGGAGTTTAATCCCAACAGTTAAAATTCAAGATATTGTTATTATTGAAAAAGCTTATTATACTTTTGCTGATGCAACAGTTTTTGGCTATCAATTAGGACAAATTCCCCAAGAACCATTTGGTTATCAAAGTGATCAAACCTTAATGACTTGTTTAAAAAAGATTGCCCCTGATGCTAAAGTGGGATTGTTAGGAACAAGTGATGTTTTTATTAATAGTTCAAATCATTTAGCACATTTAAGAGCAATCCCAGTCGAACTTACTGTTAGTGATATGGAGGGAACAGCTTTTTTCCAAACAGCTTATAGTTTTAACATTCCAATTGTTGCAGTTAAAATTATTAGTGACCAGGTTTTTTCGCCAATTAATTCGGAAGTTGAATTTAAAACTAATTTATTATTAGCAAGTAAAAAAATTAAAAATATTATTGATAATTTAATGCTATCTTGCTAA
- a CDS encoding 1-deoxy-D-xylulose-5-phosphate synthase, translating to MKLAEYSNFNDLKNLKTKALIELAADLRQEIIATVTKNGGHLASNLGIVELTISLLQNFDLDNNDIIIFDTGHQTYTYKILTDRKTTFKTIRLRNGLAAFQHPQESKYDFLANGHAGTGLSIAIGYSYNPKNNNIICVLGDAAFTNGLTLEALTHLGTIDNKIIIVLNDNGMSISKNINILHTTVSKVRRGWFYRWGVKIAKVTKYIPPFTIFWLGYLLVEKIVRAFVIPSIFAGFKLDYIGRINGHNFKELKKGLQAAKKTSGSVVVHVNTKKGYGFGLEQEVQERYHSYSLISQKEQEWSYYVAQQLERNFNDQGEKFYLISAAMQSSLYLEEFMNNNKNYCIDVGMAEEHAVTLASGLSLDGQKVVVSIYSTFLQRCYDQLLHDIIRNHLPVIFLVDRASLSPGDGDSHHGIYDVGFLNSMGDLAIIAQPATDLEFNQLFALALNNKSNPFFIRYPKSGITFNSPDNFVPFGIGSWEYQIKIPQAQYLIITYGNNVIKAKTAITASEEQKIDLVNARFINPIDETMLAAIFNQRYKKIIIFEEVLSQTGLYSKIASCFPADQQFNLVHYGFTNGLTNDYPADITTIIKNLIGKNEKQQ from the coding sequence ATGAAGTTAGCAGAATATTCAAATTTTAATGATTTAAAAAACCTTAAAACTAAAGCGTTAATTGAATTAGCTGCTGACCTGCGCCAAGAAATTATTGCAACAGTTACAAAAAATGGTGGCCATTTAGCTAGTAATTTAGGGATTGTTGAATTAACAATTAGTTTATTACAGAATTTTGATTTAGATAATAATGATATTATTATTTTTGATACTGGTCATCAAACTTATACTTATAAGATTTTAACTGATCGTAAAACAACATTTAAGACAATTCGGTTACGTAATGGTTTAGCTGCTTTTCAACATCCTCAAGAAAGTAAATATGATTTTTTAGCTAACGGCCATGCCGGAACAGGCTTGTCAATTGCAATTGGTTATAGTTATAATCCTAAGAATAATAATATTATTTGTGTTCTGGGTGATGCAGCATTTACAAATGGTTTAACGTTAGAAGCATTAACCCATTTAGGAACAATTGATAACAAAATTATTATTGTTTTAAATGATAATGGGATGAGTATTTCAAAAAATATTAATATTTTACATACAACTGTCAGCAAAGTGCGCCGTGGTTGATTCTATCGCTGGGGAGTTAAAATTGCAAAAGTAACAAAATACATTCCGCCCTTTACAATTTTTTGATTGGGATATTTATTAGTTGAAAAAATAGTGCGAGCCTTTGTCATTCCAAGTATTTTTGCTGGATTTAAACTAGATTATATTGGTCGGATTAATGGCCATAATTTTAAAGAATTAAAAAAAGGCCTACAAGCAGCAAAGAAAACCTCTGGATCAGTTGTCGTTCATGTTAACACGAAAAAAGGATATGGTTTTGGGTTGGAGCAAGAAGTCCAAGAGCGTTATCATTCTTATAGTTTAATTAGTCAAAAAGAACAAGAATGAAGTTATTATGTTGCCCAACAACTTGAAAGAAACTTTAATGACCAGGGAGAAAAATTTTATTTAATTTCCGCCGCAATGCAATCATCGCTATATCTCGAAGAATTTATGAATAATAATAAAAACTATTGTATTGATGTTGGGATGGCTGAAGAACATGCTGTGACCCTTGCCTCAGGATTAAGTCTTGATGGTCAAAAAGTTGTGGTAAGTATTTATTCAACTTTTTTACAACGTTGCTATGATCAACTTTTGCATGATATTATTCGTAATCATTTACCAGTTATTTTTTTAGTAGATCGTGCTAGTTTATCACCAGGGGATGGTGATAGTCATCATGGGATTTATGACGTTGGTTTTTTAAATAGTATGGGGGATTTAGCAATCATTGCCCAACCAGCAACTGATTTAGAATTTAATCAATTATTTGCTTTAGCTCTTAATAATAAAAGTAATCCATTTTTTATTCGCTATCCAAAATCAGGGATAACTTTTAACTCCCCAGATAATTTTGTTCCTTTTGGGATTGGTAGTTGAGAATATCAAATTAAAATCCCACAAGCGCAATATTTAATTATTACTTATGGAAATAACGTTATTAAAGCAAAAACAGCAATTACAGCAAGTGAAGAGCAAAAGATTGATTTGGTAAATGCTCGTTTCATTAATCCAATCGATGAAACAATGCTAGCAGCTATTTTTAATCAGCGCTATAAAAAAATTATTATTTTTGAAGAAGTGTTATCTCAAACCGGATTGTATAGTAAAATTGCTAGTTGTTTTCCCGCTGATCAACAGTTTAATTTAGTCCATTATGGTTTTACCAATGGCTTAACAAATGATTATCCAGCGGATATTACAACAATTATTAAAAATTTGATTGGGAAAAACGAAAAACAGCAATAA